The DNA segment CCCCGGTCCTCGGCTGAGGACCGGGCCGTCGCGCGAGCGGTACCCTGACTCCCGGCCCGGGATCCACGGGCCACGAACGGCTTTCCGGAGGACGAGCGCGTGCGCATCCACATCGCAACGGACCACGCCGGGCTGGACTTCAGCCGGCACCTGATCGAGCACCTCGGTGCCGCCGGCCACGACGTGGTCGACCACGGCCCCACCTCGTACGACCCGCTCGACGACTACCCCTCGTTCTGCATCAACGCGGCCGCCGCGGTCGTGCGCGACCAGGAGGCCGGCGTCGAGGCGCTCGGCATCGTCTTCGGCGGCTCGGGCAACGGCGAGCAGATCGCGGCCAACAAGGTCGCGGGTGTCCGCGCCGCGCTGGTCTGGAGCCTCAGCACCGCGGTGCTCGCCCGTCAGCACAACGACGCCAACGTGATCTCGATCGGCGCCCGCCAGCACTCGGTCGAGGAGGCGACGGACTTCATCGACGCCTTCGTCGCCGAGCCGTTCTCCTTCGAGGAGCGCCATGTGCGCCGCATCGCGCAGCTCGCCGAGTACGAGGCCACGGGCGACATCGCCGGCCGCACGGTCGACTCCGCCGCGAGCGGCCGCTAGGTGCCCGAGGGCCACTCCGTCCACCGCATCGCGCTGCAGTTCGAGCGCGACATCGTCGGCCACGCCGTCGCGACGAGCAGCCCGCAGGGCCGCTTCGCCGAGGGCGCCGCGCTGCTGGACGGCCGCACCGTGCTCGAGTCGACCGCGGTCGGCAAGCACCTGCTGCTGCGCTTCGAGGGCGACGCGACGCTGCACGTGCACCTCGGCCTCTACGGCGCCTGGGACTTCCT comes from the Rathayibacter festucae DSM 15932 genome and includes:
- a CDS encoding ribose-5-phosphate isomerase; amino-acid sequence: MRIHIATDHAGLDFSRHLIEHLGAAGHDVVDHGPTSYDPLDDYPSFCINAAAAVVRDQEAGVEALGIVFGGSGNGEQIAANKVAGVRAALVWSLSTAVLARQHNDANVISIGARQHSVEEATDFIDAFVAEPFSFEERHVRRIAQLAEYEATGDIAGRTVDSAASGR